The genomic stretch TGCCACTCTGGAACTGCACAAACCCGTACACTGCAGCTACTCAAGAGAAGAAGAGATGCTTTGCGGTTGGTCCCGTGGCAGTATTGGTGATGTCAAAGTCGGCTTCAAGAAAGACGGCACATTAACGACCATGGACTTCTTCCACTGGCAGGAGTGTGGCGCAGGCGGAGACAAATACCCGACCAAAAATGCAATCCTCGCTACCGGAGCAGTCCTTTACTCTCGAAATGTCGAGCACCAACGCAGCCGGATTCGCTACGTTCACACCAACCGTTTCTGCTGCAACGGCTGGCAGGGATATGGCGTTCCCGAAGGGACCTACGCGGTGGAAACCACCATGGATATCGCTGCGTACCAGATGGGTATCGATCCGGTCGAAATTCGCAAGAAGAACTGCATGCGCGCAGGCGATATCGACTCCGGCTGGGACCCGCTGACTTACAAATCCGCCTATATCTCTTCCTCCGGCATCCGCGACTGCCTCGATAAAGGCGCAGAGTATGTGGATTGGAAAAACAAATGGCAGCACCCCAGAGAAAAGACAGGGCGCATCCGCAGCGGTATGGGCGTGGCCATCTTTGCCATGGCCGCAGGTCGCCCCGGGCCGGGCAACTCCAGTGAAGCCATGGTCAAGGTTTTCCCAGACGGCACTGCGGCCTTCGTCTGCGCCGTCGCGGACATAGGACAGGGCCAGCACACCGTGCAGACCCAGATCGTTGCTGACGTCCTGGGCCTCCCTTACGAAAAGATCGGGCTGGTCTGCCACGATACAGACTCCACTCCATTCGCCACACTGGTCGCCAGTAGTTGCGGAACGTGGATTCAGGGCTGGGCCACATACGGTGCGGCACTGGATGCCAAAAACAAGGTGCTCGGATTGGCAGCAGAAAAGCTGGGAGTACCGGCTGAGAAACTGACCATGGATGAAAACGGAATCCATGTCGTGGGCGACAGAAGCAAGAACATATCCTTCTCAGACGCATTCGGCACCCGTGGCCACTATGGCGGCGTTCATGAAGTGGTCGGCTACTATGTCCACAATTCTCCCACTAGCATCAATGACAAGGGGGAGAAGAAGGATGGAATCTACCTTCCCAAGGAAAAAGGTGCTCAGTTCATCACCCTTGATGTGGATACAGAGACCGGCATCATCTCCAACGTTCAGGTCGTGATGGCCCAAAACGTGGGTAAAGCGCTGAACCCAAAGATCGTTGCAGGACAAATGCTTGGCTCACGGCACGGCATTGAGAACGCAACACTGGCAAACGACTGCATCGTGGACAAGCGCAACGGCTGGCTCATGACACCCAACTGGGTCGATTACCGGCACTCCACTGCCATGGATTGCGATGTAACTCCCTTGATAGTCGAGAAGCCCGGTGATCCGAGTCACCCGCTCGGAGCCACGGCCTGTGGCGAAGGCGCAGCCTGCCCCACCTTGGCCTCATTCTCCAACGCCCTGTACAACGCTATTGGCGTCCGCATTCTGGAGACACCGTTCACACCTGAAAAAATCCTCACCGCACTGGGCAAGATCCAGGACAAAAGGAGGAAAAAATAATGAAACGTTTCGATCACTTCAATGCCACTACAGTGGAAGAAGCAGTTACGCTCCTTAATGAGAGCGAAGGACCGAGCTATGTCATCGCCGGAGGCAGTGACCTCATGGGGTGTCTTAAGGACAACCTGTGGATGGAAAGCCCCGAGCGAATAGTCAACCTCAAGACTATCCCGGGCCTCAAAGAGCTTCATGTGGATGATGATGGCCTCCACATCGGAGCCATGGTCACCCTGACCGAGATCGCCGAGTCCGATACAGTCAAGGAACAGTGGCCCGGACTGGCCGAGGCTGCCCGCCGCACCGGATCGCCGCTGCTGCGCAACATGGGCACTATTGCCGGAAACATCTGTCAGGAGAACCGCTGCTGGTACTACCGCTATCCCGATAAGATCGGTGGTCGCATCGACTGTGTACGCAAGGGCGGCAAGCGTTGCCTTGCTGTTCCCGGAGACCACCGTTTCCACTCCATATTCGGCCAGGTCAACAAATGCATTGCCGTCAATCCCAGTGATACGGCCCCAGCTCTTGTTGCCCTTGAGGCCACTATCAAGACTACCAAGCGCGACATTCCCGTGGATGAATTTTTCTCCGCAGAGATGGGCGCACAATCCACTGTTCTGGATCGTGATGAAATCGTCACCGAAATCATCATTCCGACTCCGAAAGCCGGTTCCTTCAGTGCCTTTGAAAAGATCGCCTACCGCAAGTCCATTGACTTCGCCATCGTGAACTGCGCTGTCTCGATCACCATCAAGGACGACAAGGTCACGGCTGCCCGCATCTGCCTCAACGGTGTGCACAACAACCCGCGCCGTTGCGAGACCTCCGAGGAGTTGCTCATCGGCAAGAAGTTGACTGATGCAGTCGCACAGGAAGCAGGAGAGCTGGCCGTGGCTGAAGCAAAACCGCTTTTCCAGAACATCTACAAGGTCCAGATGGCCAAAACCATCGTAACCGACACGCTTCTGGAATGTAACAACTAACAAGGAACTAAGGATAAACCTGCCATGAACAAGTTAGAGATCAACGTTTCCGGCGTCATTCTCGCTGCAGGTAAAGCCTCCCGCATGGGGAGGGACAAACTGTCCCTCCCCTTCCGCGGAAAGCCACTGCTCCAGCACGTCATCAATGCTGCCCGCCAGTCCTGTCTCAAAAGTGTGACCGTCGTCATACCCGAGGCATCCGGGCTGGAGCAGGCCCTCGACATGAGGGGATGCAAGATTGTCAACGTAGTACGGCAAGATTTCGGCCAGGCTGAATCGTTAAAAGCCGGGCTACGGGCTGCAATGGATGGAGTGGACGGGTGCATGGTTCTCCTCGGAGATCAGCCGCTAATCACTACAGACACCATTGACATGCTGGCAGGGGCATTCGCTCAGCAACACGAGTGCTGGGTAGCACCAGTGCAGGAAGGCATGCGTGGAAATCCTATTACCATCCCATCCACATGGTTTCCCAGGGTGTTTGAACTCGAAGGCGATACCGGAGCTCGCCCTCTGCTGGCTGAGCCAGGCCTGGCCCTGCGCCTCGTGCGCATCAACGAGGTCGGCCCGTTCATTGATGTGGATACAGAGCCTGAATATCAGCGACTTCTTGAGAAATACGAAACCAGGACCGCGTAAGATGATCATGAACACGACACTCCCCACTATCGTCATTCGCGGTGCAGGCGACCTCGCCACCGGTGTAGCTCTGCGACTCTACAGAGCCGGACTGCGCAATATCGTCATGCTGGAAACACCCGCTCCTCTGGCTGTTCGCCGCACGGTCGCGTTTTCCGAATGCATCAAGCATGACACCATGACCGTGGAAGAGGTAACTGCTGTATGCATAGACTCTGCTAACGACACTGCAAGAGCATGGGCGGCAGGCGACATCCCTGTTCTGGTGGACCCCGAAGCAACAACACTGCCCGATTTACAACCTGAAATTGTAGTGGACGCCATCATTGCCAAACGCAACTTTGGTACTGACATATCCATGGCCCCGCTGGTCATCGGACTCGGCCCCGGTTTCGTGGCTGGCAAGGATGTTCATGTCGTTATCGAAACCATGCGCGGACACCATCTCGGTCGTGTCATCACAGACGGCCCCGCCAAACCTAACACCGGCATTCCCGGAACCATCGCCGGCTACAGTATAGAACGTGTCTGCTGGGCCGAAACGTCAGGAATTTTCACTACTGCTTTCAATATTGGCGACACCATCGGCAAAGGCGAAGAACTGGGTCGCGTGGATAACACCCCCGTACTCGCCAAGGTCGACGGAGTTATACGCGGCTTATTGCGAAACGGAACTCCTGTAAAAAATCATACAAAGCTGGGGGATGTAGACCCACGAGGAACGGGTTCCTACTGCAATCTGGCATCCGACAAGGCCATGGCCATCGGCGGTGGCGTACTCGAAGCCATCTGCAACCATATTTTCACGAAGAGGTTATTATGACCTTAGCCGCAAGTTCGTGTGCCATCGCTCAGCTCATTTCGCCAAGCCATCGACTCATCACCGTCGTTGGAGCGGGTGGAAAGACCTCCCTTATAAACTGGCTCGGTATGCAGATACTGCCACCTGAGAAACGAGTCATTATCACTTCGACAACAAAGATATTCCCGCGCCATAACGTATGCACCATCCTCAATGACGGCCAGCCAGACTTCATAGACAGGATCGAACAGGCTCTTGACCGGCATCGCAAAGTAGTCGTGGCTCAACAACTGGACACCCGGAGCGGCAAGCTCATCGGCCTGTCGCCGGCCTTTGTTACTCATCTACGAAATCGCAACATCGCCGATACCATTCTGGTAGAAGCCGACGGTGCAGCCCACAAGCCGCTCAAGGCCCCGGCTGAGCACGAACCCGTAATCCCGCTGGAATCCGATCTTTGCATCGGCGTCATGGGACTGGATGCCATGTATCTCCCTTTGACTGAGGCCAATGTGCATCGTCATGAAATTTTTTCGCACATTACCAAACTTCTGCCCGGTGAACCCATCACCCCGAAGCAGATGCTGGACATAGCTGTTGCCCCCAACGGTCTATTCAAGGGAAGCCCGGCCACAAGCAAACTGGCAGTGGTGCTCAATAAAACTGACATCCCCGGCGGTGGATATCGTGTCCAAGAGATTGAGCGTATTCTGCCGCAAGAGCAAAGGACAAGAAACTACGCATGGTTTACGGGCTCGATCCTGAACGGGCAATTACATCGCATCGATGCCGGTCCGCCCATTATGACTGAACCAATCAATAATAGACCTGAGTGTTTCCATCGAATTTAAAAGCAGGAGATGACCATGTCCAAAGAACAGAAAATCTCACTTACCACGCTCTCCACCTGCCCTCCTGAGAAAGGCGGCGTCTGTCTCGTCTGCTTCTTCGGTGCTCTGTTCATCATCCTGACCGCCTGTATCCCATTGTTCATGTACCCCGAAGAAGGGGAACGAATAATCAACACAATGTTTGAGTTTGTAACCGTGGAAATGGGCTGGCTCTATATGCTGGCAGGAGCCGCGATATTTCTTCTGCTGATGTGGTTCGCGTTCGGCCCCTTTGGTAGCAAGCGCCTTGGAGACAAGGTTGAGTACTCCACTTTTTCCTGGATCGGCATGCTTTTTTGCGCAGGCGTGGGCGCTGGCATCATGTTCGGCGGCTCCATCGACTGGGCCTATTATGCGGCCTATCCCATGCATGGTGAGCCTGCCGGTACCATGAAAGCTCTGGAATGGGGCACCGCCTATGGCATGTTCCACTGGGGCCCCATCTGCTGGTCCATCTACGCAGTCATGGCCGTACCCATCGGCTACAGTTACTACGTCAAGCGTGTCCCCATTCTGAATATTTCCCAGGCTTGCACCGGACTATTGGGCAACCGGGTCAATGGCTGGCAAGGCAAGCTCATCGATATCATGTTCATGACCGGTTTAGTGGCGGGTTCCGCCACTGCCCTGGGGCTTGGTATCCCCATTGTTGCCGCAGCCATTTCATCCGTTACCGGCATGGAACACTCTTTCTGGATGGAGTTTGGCACACTCTTATTTGTAACTACCATCTTCTGTGTCTCCTCCAGCCTGGGACTGAAAAAGGGCCTGAGCAAGCTCTCGGACTTCAACGTACTGGCCGCCTTGGCACTGATGCTATTTGTGTTCATTTTCGGCCCTACCCTGTTCCTGACAGACATGGCTATTTCATCGCTCGGTCTGATGATTTCCGAGCTTGTCACCCTGGCCACATGGATGGACCCCATGGAAACGTCCGGATTCACCAAGGACTGGACGATATTCTACTATGCATGGTTTGTGGCCTATGCCCCGTTCATGTCCCTGTTCATCGCAAAAATTTCTCGTGGGCGCACCGTGCGCGAGGTGGTCCTCGGCCCCGTCATTATCGCATCCCTTGGCTGCGGCTGCTTCTATCTTGTTTTCGGCAACTTCGGCTTGCACCTCCAGTTAACAGGTCAACTTGATGTCATATCAATGGTCAAATCCGTAAAAGGCGCTACCGCCATCATGGCTATTGCCGATTTCATGCCCATGGCCTCACTTTACAAAGTTATTTTCGGTGCGGTGACCGCCATATCCATGGCCACTACCTTTGATGCAGTCTCTTTCGCATTGGCAGCCACCACCACCCTCAAATTGACACCCGATGAAGAACCTGCCCGCTGGAACCGTTTGTTCTGGGCAATATCACTCGGCATGCTGCCCACCGGCATCATGCTCATCGATGGACCACTTTCGGTACTGCAAACCGCATCCATTGTGGTCGGCCTGCCAGTACTTGGTGTCATCGTCATCGGTGTCACCTCATTTCTCAAGGAATACCGGCAAACTGGTTGGGTCGAATACGACTCCGCAGCCTGTACTCCTCGAGATCTGTAACCAAGCCACCTCATAGGAAACACAGAGAGGTTATTATGAAAACCATGCATGTTGAAAATGCCATCGGTACTGTCTTGTGCCAGGATATAACCCGCATCGTCCCCGGTCAGGCAAAGGGACCGGCCTTCCGCAGAGGCCACGTTGTCACACCGGAAGACATCCCCATGTTGCTGGATATCGGCAAGGAGCATCTCTACGTTTACGATCCGGAAGACGGGTACGTCCATGAAGATGACGCCGCCTACCGTATCGCCACGGCAGCAGCCGGACCAGGCATTGAACTCTCCACGCCGGTGGAAGGGAAAATCACCCTTCGAGCCACCCATGACGGCCTTCTGGATATCGACACCGACACGTTGTTCAAACTCAACTCGGTCAAAGACGTCATTTTCGGTACGATTCATACAAACCAACTGGTTGAGAAAGGCCGCCCCATGGCCGGAACCCGTGTCATCCCGCTCGTGGTCCCCGAAGAAATTGTAGCCGAAGCAGAGGCTGTGCTGCGCAATTCTCCTCCCCTCATTCAGATTCGCCCACTCAAGCCATGCAAGGTAGGAATAGTCACAACTGGCAGTGAAGTGTACAGCGGCAGGATCAAAGACAAGTTCGGCCCTGTGGTCCGCAAAAAGTTCAGCGCATACGGTTCCTCCACCGTAGGCCAACGCCTGGTGTCGGATGATCCGAACATGACGGTTAAGGCTATTCAGGACTTCATCGCCGAGGGCGCAGATTTCATCGTGGTGACCGGCGGCATGTCCGTGGACCCCGACGACCAGACGCCCGCCTCCATCCGCATGGCTGGGGCAGATGTAATTACCTACGGAGCACCGACTTTTCCCGGCGCCATGTTCATGCTCGCCAAGATCGGCGACATCCCCGTTGTCGGCCTGCCGGGATGTGTCATGTACTATCGCGCCAGCATTTTCGATCTGATCATTCCGCGCATTCTGGCGGGCAAGGAAGTGACCCGCGAGGATATCATCAACCTCGGTCACGGCGGATTCTGTGAGGGGTGTGACGAATGCCGCTATCCGGTGTGTAGCTTCGGAAAGGGAGCATAACATGCGTACCGTGTTTGAAGAGATTCTTACTGCTCTTGAGCGAGGGCAAGCAGTCACCCGCATTGCTGTTGTTAAAAGTTCCGGCTCCACACCACGTGCTGCCGGGGCGTCCATGGCTGTCTTTGAAGACGGTTCCATCACCGGCACCATCGGCGGCGGCTCTGTGGAGCACGCCAGTTACATGGCAGCGAAGAAGCTGGCTCCCGGGCAAACGACAATCCGCGAGTTCGACCTCACTCCCAATGATGCTGCATCCATCGGCATGGTCTGCGGCGGTTCCATGACTGTTCTGCTCGACTCACTGCTTCCCACCGAAGAAAACGTACAGTTCGTTCAAAAGATCGTTGACCAGTTTTCATCGCCAGAAACACGATTGCTGGTCACAACCCTCGCCACAAACGGGACAGTCACCCAACGAGAGGTGCTCCCCGTCAATGACGACACAAATAATGCCATAACAGAGCCTTTTGTTCGTTGTAACGAGCAAAAGACTACGTATTTCGAGCCACTGCTCGCCCCGGAAACAGTTCACTTCATTGGTGGAGGCCATGTGACCCAGGCTACGGCCAAACTGGCAGCGTTCACCGGCTTTCGGGTCATTGTCGTGGATGACCGCGAAGAGTTTGCCAACTCCGAACGCTTCCCGGATGCAACGGAAATTCGGGTTGCAGCGAGTCTCAAAGATTGCCTTCCAACACAACTTGGACCCAAGGATTACGTGGTGATCATGACACGCGGCCATCTCCACGATAGGGATGTTCTGGCCCAGGCATTAAACACCAATGCCGGTTACGTGGGGATGATCGGTAGCAAAAAGAAGAGAAGCGCAACCTATGAATCGCTGCTCAAAGACGGGTTCACACAGGCAGCACTCAATCAGGTGCACTGCCCCATCGGCCTGTCCATTGGTGCAGATACACCGGAAGAAATAGCTATCAGCATTATGGCGGAACTCATTATGATGAGAAAGAAAGACCGGCACAACCTCCAGTAGATAAAAGATATCTGATACTCCCCAAAATCATGTCATACTTCAAGGCAGGCAGCTCAATATCACTCACCAAGGACAAAAAAAGAGGGTGGTAAAAACCACCCTCAAAAACTTTCGTAGCGATTGCCGCTAGCTGACTGATATATTTCCATATCACCACAGCTGGACACTCTATTTCAGAACCTAGAACGGTTCTGTGGCGTGTTAATATGTCTGTTACATCTTAACCTCCTATAATCAAGTGCTAACTGTTCAATGACAGACTCTCAAACGTCCAGTTAGAATCTGTCCACTTATACACAAAATAAGCAGGCTAA from Pseudodesulfovibrio profundus encodes the following:
- a CDS encoding xanthine dehydrogenase family protein molybdopterin-binding subunit, with translation MFKTKSVGQSVRQKDGAPRVTGDAKYYADVLLPDMLQTRILRSPYPAADIISIDTSEAEAVPGVRLVMTHENFPKAFRKSLYYVGDLVAAVIATDATIAEEAMELIKVEYEKKKFVLNLEDAINPDSPQVFEGVDNCHDWEFHYYMSDRDPETRLFKTKTQAEYNGFGDIDKGFAEADVVVEQKGLKYAYCKSPAMEPRGCTAHYDGNKLNVYTHSQGLHDEKLCLAQALGINSSMLNYISPYTGSSFGGKNAFPLDRNIASHYLMVAGLATLELHKPVHCSYSREEEMLCGWSRGSIGDVKVGFKKDGTLTTMDFFHWQECGAGGDKYPTKNAILATGAVLYSRNVEHQRSRIRYVHTNRFCCNGWQGYGVPEGTYAVETTMDIAAYQMGIDPVEIRKKNCMRAGDIDSGWDPLTYKSAYISSSGIRDCLDKGAEYVDWKNKWQHPREKTGRIRSGMGVAIFAMAAGRPGPGNSSEAMVKVFPDGTAAFVCAVADIGQGQHTVQTQIVADVLGLPYEKIGLVCHDTDSTPFATLVASSCGTWIQGWATYGAALDAKNKVLGLAAEKLGVPAEKLTMDENGIHVVGDRSKNISFSDAFGTRGHYGGVHEVVGYYVHNSPTSINDKGEKKDGIYLPKEKGAQFITLDVDTETGIISNVQVVMAQNVGKALNPKIVAGQMLGSRHGIENATLANDCIVDKRNGWLMTPNWVDYRHSTAMDCDVTPLIVEKPGDPSHPLGATACGEGAACPTLASFSNALYNAIGVRILETPFTPEKILTALGKIQDKRRKK
- a CDS encoding FAD binding domain-containing protein translates to MKRFDHFNATTVEEAVTLLNESEGPSYVIAGGSDLMGCLKDNLWMESPERIVNLKTIPGLKELHVDDDGLHIGAMVTLTEIAESDTVKEQWPGLAEAARRTGSPLLRNMGTIAGNICQENRCWYYRYPDKIGGRIDCVRKGGKRCLAVPGDHRFHSIFGQVNKCIAVNPSDTAPALVALEATIKTTKRDIPVDEFFSAEMGAQSTVLDRDEIVTEIIIPTPKAGSFSAFEKIAYRKSIDFAIVNCAVSITIKDDKVTAARICLNGVHNNPRRCETSEELLIGKKLTDAVAQEAGELAVAEAKPLFQNIYKVQMAKTIVTDTLLECNN
- a CDS encoding nucleotidyltransferase family protein, with the protein product MNKLEINVSGVILAAGKASRMGRDKLSLPFRGKPLLQHVINAARQSCLKSVTVVIPEASGLEQALDMRGCKIVNVVRQDFGQAESLKAGLRAAMDGVDGCMVLLGDQPLITTDTIDMLAGAFAQQHECWVAPVQEGMRGNPITIPSTWFPRVFELEGDTGARPLLAEPGLALRLVRINEVGPFIDVDTEPEYQRLLEKYETRTA
- the yqeB gene encoding selenium-dependent molybdenum cofactor biosynthesis protein YqeB, with the translated sequence MNTTLPTIVIRGAGDLATGVALRLYRAGLRNIVMLETPAPLAVRRTVAFSECIKHDTMTVEEVTAVCIDSANDTARAWAAGDIPVLVDPEATTLPDLQPEIVVDAIIAKRNFGTDISMAPLVIGLGPGFVAGKDVHVVIETMRGHHLGRVITDGPAKPNTGIPGTIAGYSIERVCWAETSGIFTTAFNIGDTIGKGEELGRVDNTPVLAKVDGVIRGLLRNGTPVKNHTKLGDVDPRGTGSYCNLASDKAMAIGGGVLEAICNHIFTKRLL
- the yqeC gene encoding selenium cofactor biosynthesis protein YqeC, whose amino-acid sequence is MTLAASSCAIAQLISPSHRLITVVGAGGKTSLINWLGMQILPPEKRVIITSTTKIFPRHNVCTILNDGQPDFIDRIEQALDRHRKVVVAQQLDTRSGKLIGLSPAFVTHLRNRNIADTILVEADGAAHKPLKAPAEHEPVIPLESDLCIGVMGLDAMYLPLTEANVHRHEIFSHITKLLPGEPITPKQMLDIAVAPNGLFKGSPATSKLAVVLNKTDIPGGGYRVQEIERILPQEQRTRNYAWFTGSILNGQLHRIDAGPPIMTEPINNRPECFHRI
- a CDS encoding BCCT family transporter, translating into MSKEQKISLTTLSTCPPEKGGVCLVCFFGALFIILTACIPLFMYPEEGERIINTMFEFVTVEMGWLYMLAGAAIFLLLMWFAFGPFGSKRLGDKVEYSTFSWIGMLFCAGVGAGIMFGGSIDWAYYAAYPMHGEPAGTMKALEWGTAYGMFHWGPICWSIYAVMAVPIGYSYYVKRVPILNISQACTGLLGNRVNGWQGKLIDIMFMTGLVAGSATALGLGIPIVAAAISSVTGMEHSFWMEFGTLLFVTTIFCVSSSLGLKKGLSKLSDFNVLAALALMLFVFIFGPTLFLTDMAISSLGLMISELVTLATWMDPMETSGFTKDWTIFYYAWFVAYAPFMSLFIAKISRGRTVREVVLGPVIIASLGCGCFYLVFGNFGLHLQLTGQLDVISMVKSVKGATAIMAIADFMPMASLYKVIFGAVTAISMATTFDAVSFALAATTTLKLTPDEEPARWNRLFWAISLGMLPTGIMLIDGPLSVLQTASIVVGLPVLGVIVIGVTSFLKEYRQTGWVEYDSAACTPRDL
- a CDS encoding molybdopterin-binding protein, producing the protein MKTMHVENAIGTVLCQDITRIVPGQAKGPAFRRGHVVTPEDIPMLLDIGKEHLYVYDPEDGYVHEDDAAYRIATAAAGPGIELSTPVEGKITLRATHDGLLDIDTDTLFKLNSVKDVIFGTIHTNQLVEKGRPMAGTRVIPLVVPEEIVAEAEAVLRNSPPLIQIRPLKPCKVGIVTTGSEVYSGRIKDKFGPVVRKKFSAYGSSTVGQRLVSDDPNMTVKAIQDFIAEGADFIVVTGGMSVDPDDQTPASIRMAGADVITYGAPTFPGAMFMLAKIGDIPVVGLPGCVMYYRASIFDLIIPRILAGKEVTREDIINLGHGGFCEGCDECRYPVCSFGKGA
- a CDS encoding XdhC family aldehyde oxidoreductase maturation factor yields the protein MRTVFEEILTALERGQAVTRIAVVKSSGSTPRAAGASMAVFEDGSITGTIGGGSVEHASYMAAKKLAPGQTTIREFDLTPNDAASIGMVCGGSMTVLLDSLLPTEENVQFVQKIVDQFSSPETRLLVTTLATNGTVTQREVLPVNDDTNNAITEPFVRCNEQKTTYFEPLLAPETVHFIGGGHVTQATAKLAAFTGFRVIVVDDREEFANSERFPDATEIRVAASLKDCLPTQLGPKDYVVIMTRGHLHDRDVLAQALNTNAGYVGMIGSKKKRSATYESLLKDGFTQAALNQVHCPIGLSIGADTPEEIAISIMAELIMMRKKDRHNLQ